In the Chitinispirillum alkaliphilum genome, one interval contains:
- a CDS encoding Multiple antibiotic resistance protein marC: protein MLEYFWVCFVPLFVAVDPIGLIPIFIGMVEGAGKKTVNKIIVSSIVTAMLVSMLFLFGGEALLRLLGVTVSDFLIAGGIILFIISVNDLLTVEKSMRRIEPEQLGPVPIGVPLIVGPAVLTTGMLLTREYGLFPTVSAMISIIIITGVILFFSRFIVRVVGDSGVKIISKIASLFLAAIAVMMVRRGIMQV, encoded by the coding sequence ATGCTTGAATATTTTTGGGTCTGTTTTGTCCCTCTCTTTGTCGCTGTAGATCCAATCGGACTAATACCGATTTTTATAGGGATGGTTGAGGGGGCTGGTAAAAAGACCGTAAACAAGATCATTGTCTCTTCCATTGTTACAGCGATGCTTGTTTCAATGTTGTTTCTTTTTGGAGGAGAGGCATTGTTGAGGCTTTTAGGTGTAACGGTATCTGATTTTCTTATTGCTGGAGGGATCATTCTGTTTATCATATCTGTCAATGATTTGCTCACAGTGGAGAAGTCAATGAGACGAATTGAACCAGAGCAGCTTGGACCAGTGCCAATAGGGGTACCGCTTATCGTGGGGCCGGCTGTTTTGACCACCGGTATGTTGTTAACCAGAGAGTATGGCTTGTTTCCCACTGTAAGTGCTATGATTTCGATAATAATTATCACAGGTGTTATTCTGTTTTTTTCCAGATTCATAGTTAGAGTTGTAGGGGATTCGGGTGTGAAGATAATTTCAAAAATCGCCAGTCTCTTCCTTGCTGCTATTGCGGTCATGATGGTACGCAGGGGAATAATGCAGGTGTAA
- a CDS encoding Inositol-1-monophosphatase, translated as MNDFMKTAQKAALEAGDFLFKHFESIKQVEKKADKSLVTNLDKESERMIIQRIKGDYPSHSILAEESGEQGGDDYLWVIDPLDGTHNFIRGINMYGVCIGLMYKGEFAAGVIYLPSYEELYTAERGAGAFKNDTPIKVSESSALEDATLLYDSGVHQEGKVKLGVLSEVSNKFFNIRMLGASCRNLTYLAEGKADALIEFDEKPWDFVAGASILLEAGGMMKGHNGEDVNVHTRQYVATNGLLDLEIRNSVKKALEKYSAGI; from the coding sequence ATGAATGATTTTATGAAAACAGCGCAGAAAGCAGCTCTGGAAGCAGGGGACTTTCTTTTCAAACATTTTGAGAGCATAAAACAGGTGGAGAAGAAGGCTGATAAGAGTCTGGTTACTAATCTTGACAAAGAATCTGAGAGGATGATCATTCAGAGAATAAAAGGGGATTATCCCTCCCATTCGATACTGGCAGAAGAGAGCGGGGAGCAGGGGGGAGATGATTATCTTTGGGTTATTGACCCTCTTGATGGTACCCATAATTTCATTCGTGGAATAAACATGTATGGAGTTTGTATCGGGTTGATGTATAAGGGGGAGTTTGCGGCTGGTGTGATCTATCTGCCTTCATACGAGGAACTCTACACCGCGGAAAGAGGAGCTGGAGCCTTTAAGAATGATACTCCAATAAAGGTCTCTGAAAGCTCTGCTCTTGAAGATGCTACTTTGCTTTACGATTCTGGTGTTCATCAGGAGGGTAAGGTAAAGCTTGGGGTGTTGTCAGAAGTTTCAAACAAGTTTTTCAATATCAGAATGCTTGGTGCATCTTGCAGAAATCTGACCTATCTTGCAGAGGGTAAGGCCGATGCCTTGATAGAGTTTGATGAAAAGCCTTGGGATTTTGTGGCCGGTGCATCTATTCTTCTTGAAGCCGGTGGGATGATGAAAGGGCATAATGGTGAGGATGTCAATGTGCACACCAGACAGTATGTAGCCACAAACGGACTTTTGGATCTGGAGATTCGAAACTCTGTGAAAAAAGCACTGGAAAAATATTCGGCAGGGATTTAG
- a CDS encoding thiamine biosynthesis protein ThiH: MSFHEQFQQYADFDFDTFFSSVSDHKVRCALSSNRLTPFDFLTLISDAASPYLEEMACRARDITRRQFGNVIFLFTPIYVSNICENVCPYCSFSIQNKIPRKHLPISEVRREAQRISSMGIRHILLLTGESRRAAGVGYLKECVRVLKEFFSSISIEVYPLSQSEYSELINCGVDGLTIYQETYNEPLYKNLHRGGPKEDFLFRLLAPERACKGGIRSVTVGALLGLHNPYAEVFYSAVHALYLQSKYPSTEISLSFPRLRPFASDFPVEHSVNDRKFVQFIVASRIFLNTVGITVSTRESGELRDSILPMGPTKMSAGVSTYVGHKDSDSSVSQFEIADERSVEQLKQDLLSFGFQPVMHDWNFRYVRDSVI, translated from the coding sequence ATGAGTTTTCATGAGCAGTTCCAACAATATGCCGATTTCGATTTTGATACGTTTTTCTCTTCGGTCTCTGATCACAAGGTTCGTTGTGCCCTTTCCAGTAATCGTCTTACTCCTTTTGACTTTCTCACACTTATAAGCGATGCCGCCTCGCCTTATCTGGAGGAGATGGCCTGCAGGGCAAGAGATATCACAAGGCGTCAGTTCGGCAATGTTATTTTTCTTTTTACGCCAATTTATGTCTCAAACATCTGTGAAAACGTCTGTCCCTATTGCTCTTTTTCTATTCAGAACAAAATCCCCCGCAAGCATCTTCCGATCAGTGAAGTGCGCCGGGAAGCACAGAGAATAAGCAGTATGGGAATCCGTCATATTCTGCTGCTTACCGGAGAATCACGCAGGGCTGCAGGGGTCGGTTATCTCAAAGAGTGCGTAAGGGTGCTGAAAGAATTTTTCTCATCTATATCTATCGAAGTGTACCCTTTATCGCAAAGTGAATACAGTGAGCTTATAAACTGTGGGGTTGACGGACTTACGATTTATCAGGAGACATATAACGAGCCCCTATACAAAAATCTCCACAGGGGTGGACCAAAGGAAGATTTTCTGTTCAGGCTTTTAGCTCCCGAGCGTGCATGTAAGGGGGGGATCCGTTCTGTAACGGTAGGTGCACTTCTTGGTCTTCATAATCCATATGCTGAAGTGTTTTATTCTGCTGTTCATGCCCTCTATCTTCAGAGCAAGTACCCCTCAACTGAGATTTCACTCTCATTTCCAAGATTGCGCCCGTTTGCTTCTGATTTTCCGGTTGAACATAGCGTTAATGACAGGAAGTTTGTACAGTTCATAGTGGCATCGAGAATCTTCCTGAATACCGTAGGCATAACAGTTTCGACCAGAGAGTCCGGAGAGCTGAGAGATTCCATTCTTCCAATGGGTCCTACCAAGATGTCTGCAGGGGTTTCCACCTATGTGGGTCATAAAGATTCAGATTCATCGGTTTCTCAGTTTGAAATTGCAGATGAGCGTTCTGTTGAGCAGTTGAAACAGGATTTGCTTTCATTTGGATTTCAGCCGGTAATGCATGACTGGAATTTTCGCTACGTACGCGATTCTGTTATTTGA
- a CDS encoding thiamine biosynthesis protein ThiG, which yields MVGKNNDELVIGSKVVRSRLITGSGKYRDDRIIKDVLDAAQCDIITVALRRIDFDNPGENMLSCIPEDKILLPNTSGARTAEEAVRLARLARAMGCGNWIKIEVISDNVYLLPDNFETVRATEILVKDGFVVLPYMSPDLYTARRLADAGAVAVMPLGAPIGSNRGLKTLELIEILVSEMTIPVIVDAGIGKPSHAAQAMEIGVDAVLLNTAIATSDDPVSMARAFRLAVEAGRLAYLAGLSSVSSKARASSPLTGFLGE from the coding sequence ATGGTTGGTAAAAATAATGATGAGCTTGTGATTGGTTCGAAGGTCGTTCGGTCAAGACTAATCACTGGATCGGGAAAATACAGGGATGACAGAATAATAAAGGATGTGCTCGATGCAGCACAGTGTGACATAATTACCGTTGCTCTCAGACGCATCGATTTTGACAATCCAGGGGAAAACATGCTTTCCTGTATTCCTGAGGATAAAATACTTCTTCCCAACACCTCCGGAGCCCGCACGGCAGAGGAAGCTGTTCGTTTGGCCCGTCTTGCACGTGCAATGGGATGTGGAAACTGGATAAAAATCGAGGTGATATCTGATAACGTTTATCTGCTTCCCGATAATTTTGAAACGGTGCGTGCAACAGAGATTCTTGTAAAGGATGGTTTTGTTGTTCTTCCCTACATGAGTCCCGATCTTTACACCGCAAGACGTCTTGCGGATGCCGGGGCTGTGGCTGTAATGCCTCTTGGAGCACCCATTGGCAGTAATCGCGGTTTAAAAACCCTTGAGCTTATTGAAATTTTGGTTTCAGAAATGACAATCCCTGTTATCGTGGATGCCGGTATCGGAAAACCCTCCCATGCTGCACAGGCAATGGAGATTGGGGTAGATGCCGTTTTGCTCAATACCGCAATTGCCACAAGTGATGATCCGGTGAGCATGGCAAGAGCTTTCAGGCTTGCGGTGGAAGCTGGTCGTCTAGCCTACCTTGCGGGGCTAAGTTCTGTTTCCTCTAAAGCTCGGGCATCCTCACCCCTTACCGGATTCCTTGGAGAGTAG
- a CDS encoding thiamine biosynthesis protein ThiS encodes MGKICLNGNEVSVENGSTVLDIILSRSIEPTQVVVELNGKILERSQFAHTSPDEGDVLEILRFVGGG; translated from the coding sequence ATGGGAAAAATTTGTCTTAACGGAAATGAAGTATCTGTTGAAAATGGATCAACAGTTCTTGATATTATACTTTCCCGCTCAATAGAACCCACACAGGTTGTGGTTGAGCTGAATGGGAAAATTCTGGAACGTTCTCAATTTGCACACACATCTCCCGATGAAGGTGATGTACTGGAGATTCTTCGTTTTGTTGGTGGGGGATGA